A genomic region of Salinibacter pepae contains the following coding sequences:
- a CDS encoding polysaccharide pyruvyl transferase family protein, producing the protein MTVKQLLKNIQGEKVWYCPNPGNAGDALIAEGTFQMLERLNIKYNTIHKDQNVNLKGEVVIYGGGGSFTTRYGHVKQFIEKHRGQAKRIIVLPQSIQGNKNFIYSLGGNVDIFARERYSYEHAKKSSKNANVYIDQDMALNIDVQKVISKAKCGILCMSLESFVKKMVGYKKGFYVPFKKNMSFCYNYISNSIIDNDDVLNFYRKDSESIMEKVPENNIDVSDLFTTGVFNKHTALASSYFFLKFVNRYSVINTDRLHGAIGSMLLKKEVNFYPNDYHKSVGVYEYSIEGEYDKISWHG; encoded by the coding sequence ATGACTGTAAAACAGCTACTAAAGAATATTCAAGGTGAAAAAGTATGGTACTGTCCAAATCCTGGCAATGCTGGTGATGCTTTGATTGCTGAAGGAACCTTTCAGATGCTTGAGAGATTAAACATCAAATATAACACAATACATAAAGATCAAAATGTCAACTTGAAAGGAGAAGTAGTTATTTATGGTGGTGGTGGATCATTCACTACGCGCTATGGTCACGTTAAGCAATTTATCGAAAAGCACAGAGGGCAAGCGAAAAGAATTATCGTTCTTCCTCAAAGCATACAGGGAAATAAAAACTTCATTTATAGCCTTGGAGGTAACGTCGATATATTTGCTCGTGAAAGGTATAGCTACGAGCATGCTAAAAAATCAAGCAAAAATGCAAATGTATACATCGACCAAGATATGGCACTTAACATAGATGTGCAAAAAGTGATCAGTAAAGCAAAATGTGGAATACTTTGTATGTCATTGGAGTCATTTGTAAAAAAAATGGTAGGATACAAAAAGGGATTTTATGTACCCTTCAAGAAAAATATGAGTTTTTGCTACAACTACATTTCAAATTCCATAATAGACAACGATGATGTGCTTAACTTCTACCGAAAAGATTCCGAGTCAATAATGGAAAAAGTGCCGGAAAATAACATAGATGTGTCTGATCTATTTACAACCGGAGTATTTAATAAACATACGGCTCTAGCCTCAAGTTATTTCTTTTTAAAATTTGTAAACAGGTATAGTGTTATAAATACTGATAGGCTGCACGGCGCTATAGGGTCTATGTTGTTGAAAAAAGAGGTAAACTTTTATCCAAATGATTACCATAAGAGTGTTGGTGTATATGAGTATTCTATTGAAGGTGAGTATGATAAAATAAGTTGGCACGGATAA
- a CDS encoding glycosyltransferase produces the protein MTEVSVSILIPCYNAEQWIGEAIESALAQTYPHTEVIVWDDGSTDGSADVIASYEPNITWGSGPNRGGAAARNELLERASGSWIQYLDADDYLESDKLTQQVEDLQVSPQDVDVLYGPVTMQYEQEEGVRKDVLPIEYPDDPWASLVTWDLPQTGGPLWRKGAIMDVGGWKEDQPVCQEHELYLRLLMADKNFVYADSGGAVYRQWSEETVCRRDQPKTYRHRLAIMRRAEEFLIDQDMMTPVRRRALNQAYLECSRMVWLFDRDWARSIIAHVEAMNEGQFQPSDQVPRSYRWLYRLFGFNTAERVAAWKRKLVS, from the coding sequence ATGACTGAGGTGAGTGTTAGTATCCTAATTCCCTGCTACAACGCCGAGCAGTGGATTGGCGAGGCTATCGAGAGCGCGCTGGCACAGACATACCCCCACACGGAGGTGATCGTGTGGGATGATGGGTCCACCGACGGGAGTGCTGATGTCATCGCCTCGTACGAGCCGAACATCACGTGGGGAAGCGGGCCCAACCGAGGCGGAGCAGCGGCGCGCAATGAACTGCTAGAGCGCGCCTCTGGATCGTGGATCCAGTATCTGGATGCCGATGATTATCTGGAGTCTGACAAGCTCACCCAGCAGGTAGAGGATCTACAGGTTTCTCCGCAAGATGTGGATGTGTTGTACGGGCCGGTCACGATGCAGTACGAGCAAGAAGAAGGAGTGCGAAAGGACGTGCTGCCGATTGAGTATCCAGACGATCCCTGGGCGTCGCTTGTGACGTGGGACCTTCCGCAAACGGGGGGGCCGCTCTGGCGAAAAGGGGCCATCATGGATGTTGGCGGATGGAAAGAGGATCAACCCGTATGTCAAGAGCACGAACTGTATCTGCGGCTGTTGATGGCTGACAAGAACTTTGTGTACGCCGATTCCGGAGGGGCCGTATACCGTCAGTGGAGCGAGGAGACGGTGTGTCGACGGGACCAACCCAAAACGTATCGGCACCGACTGGCCATCATGCGGCGGGCGGAGGAGTTTCTCATTGACCAGGACATGATGACCCCAGTGCGCCGCCGGGCGCTGAACCAGGCGTATTTGGAATGCAGCCGCATGGTCTGGCTTTTCGACCGGGACTGGGCCCGGTCAATAATTGCACATGTGGAAGCGATGAATGAAGGACAGTTTCAGCCCAGTGATCAGGTACCACGCTCGTATCGGTGGCTTTATCGGCTCTTTGGATTTAATACAGCTGAACGTGTGGCGGCCTGGAAACGAAAGTTGGTGTCGTAA